The Pyxidicoccus sp. MSG2 DNA segment GCCCGTGGGGACGACGCGGCTGCGGATGTGCACGCCGGCCAGGGACAGCTCGGGCGCGGGCGTGTTGTGCAGCACGAGCATCGTCTGGAAGATGGGCGTGTGGCTCAAGTCACGGGCCACGTGGAGCGCGTCCACCAGCTTCTCGAAGGGCACCTCCTGGTGCGCGAAGCCGCCGAGCGCGGAGCGGCGCACGCGGCCGAGCATCTCGACGAAGGTCGGGTCGCCCGACAGGTCCGCACGCAGGGCGATGGAGTTGATGAAGCAGCCGATGAGCGGCTCCACCTCCGGGCGGTTGCGGCCCGCCACTGGCGTGCCCACCGCGAAGTCCTCCTGGCCGGAGTACGCGTGCAGCAGGGACTGCCATGCCGCCATCAGCACCATGAAGGGCGTGGCGCCCTCTCGACGGCCCACCGCGGCCAGGGACTCCGCCAGTCGCTTCGGCACGGTGACGGGCAATCGCGCGCCGGGGTACGTCTGCACCGGAGGCCGGGGCCGGTCCGTGGGCAGGCGCAGCACGGGCACGTCGGACAGCACCTCACGCCACCAGTCCTGCTCGGCCTTCAGCTCGGGGCCGCGCATCCACTCCTGCTGCCAGACGGAGTAGTCCGCGTACTGCACGGGCAGCGCGGGCAGCGGCGACGGCTGGCCTTCCATGAAGGCCGCGTACAGCCGCGCCAGCTCGTGCATCATCACGCCCGCGGACCAGCCGTCCGAGACGATGTGGTGCAGCACGAGCAGCAGCACGTGCTCGGTGTCGCTCACCCGCAGCAGGGCCGCGCGCATCAGCGGGCCGGTCTGGAGGTCGAACGGGCGGCGCGCCTCCTGCTTCGCCCAGGCGGAGACGTCGTCCTCGCCCGCGCCTTCGGCCACGGCCAGAACGATGGGCACCTCAAGCGACGGTGCGATGACCTGCACCGAGCCCGAGTCCGCCATGGCGAAGGTGGTCCGGAGGATTTCGTGCCGGCGCACCACCTCGTTGAGGGCGCGCTCCAGCGAGGCCACATCCAACGTGCCGCTCATCACGAGCGTGACGGCGTTGTTGTAGGCCACGTTCCCCGGCTCCAGGTGGTCCAGGTACCAGAGCCGCTGCTGCGCGAAGGACAGCGGCAGCGGCCCCTCTCGCGGGACACGCGGAATCGGCGGAGGGCCCTCGGGCTTCTTCGCCGAGGCCCCGGGCGTCGCCGCGACCTTCGGCGGCTTCGGACGGCGTGTCGGCACTGGCACGGCGGCCAGCAACTCCAGCGAACCGTCGCCACGGCGCCGCGCGCGGCGGCCCGTCATCAGCCTGCGCTCCGCCGCTTCCGTGGCCTGGACGATGCGAAGCGACGCGGTGCCCGGCGCGTTCCAGAAGCCGCGAGGGACACCCGCGCCCGTGACGGCCAGCTCGCCCACCACACCCGGAGGCACCGGTCGGCCCCGCGCGTCGACGACCTCGAACGGAACGGAGCTTCCATTCCCGGATGCGAGCCACGCGCCGAGCCCCACGTCGTGGCGCACGACCTCCGCACCCAGCGAGCGGGCCAGCGAGGCCGCATCGTCTGGCGTCGCACCCTCCAGCAGCACGCGGCGAAGGACTCCGGCGGCTCCGTGCACTTCCGACAGCGCGCGGGCCTGCGCCACCGTGCAGTGCAGGTGGGTGATGCCCGTCTCGCGCACCAGTGACAGCAGCGCCTCCGCCGCACCGGGCCCCTCCTGGAGCATCACGACGGGAACCGGTGCTCCCGGCTCCGGTGCGTAGCGACCGCGCAGCGCATCCAGATGCCGCAGCCCTTCGAGCGTCGCGTCCACCTCCACGCCGAAGTCCACGAGGCAGGCCACCTCATCCACGTCGAGCCCGCGCACGCGCTCCACCACGGGCCCGCAGGAGTCGGGCGTGCCGAAGAGGCCGCCGTCTTCCAGGTAACGCTCCAGCCCGTGCTCCAGCAGCGCGTCCACATCCGCGGGCGTCAGCGAGCGCGGGTCCATCTTCAGTCCCTGGCTGGCGATGAAGCCCGCGAGGATGTCCAGTGAGCTGCGGAAGTAGTTGAGGAGCGGCTGGCGCACGCGCTCGCGCACCCCCGCGGGGTCAGCGCCCAGGTACGTGTGCATCATCAGGCTCACGTGCCCCCGGCCCGCGTGCCCGTGCTGGCGCCAGGCCTCGCGGTACAGCGCCACCTTCGCGGCCAATTCCTCCAGGTGCTGGCCCATCAGGTTGGTGAGCACGTACGCGCCCAACTCGCCCGCCAGGCGGAACGTCTCCGGGCTGCCCGCGGCGGTGAGCCAGACGGGCAGGTCCTTCTGGACGGGGCGCGGGCGGAGGGACAACTCCACCTCGTCGCCCGCACCATTACGGCGGCGCACCGTGCCTCCGCGCCACAGCGTCCGGACCTCCTCGACGCCTCGGAGCATGACCTCCTTGCGGCGCGCGTACCGGTCCGGCGCGAAGACGAAGTCGTTGGCATGCCAGCCCGAGGCAAAGGACACACCCACGCGGCCGTCGGACAGGTTGTCCAGGACGGACCACTCCTCCGCCACGAGGACGGGGTCATGCAGCGGGAGCACCACGCTGCCGGCGCGGATGCCCACGCGCTCCGTCACCGTGGCCACGCCCGCGCCCACCACGGCCGGCCTCGGGTAGAGGCCACCGAAGGCATGGAAGTGCCGCTCCGGCGTCCACACCGCGGAGAAGCCATTCGCGTCCGCGAACTTCGCCGCCTCCAGCAGCAGCCGGTACTTGCGCCCACCGAGCGAGTCCTCGTCGTTGGCGAAGAACGACAGGCTGAAGTCCGGCCCCCGGCGCGCGGCCCCCGAGCCCGCCGACAGCAGGCTGAAACGGGCCCGCTCCTCGGGAAGCACCACGCGCAAGCCCCGCGTGAGGGCCCACAGCAGCTCCAGGTCCGAGCCCGGCGAGTGGGTCTCCTCCGCCGCGAGCCACGCGCCTTCCGCCGCGTGGCCTGCCGCGTCCAGGTGGTGGAACAGGTCCGCCACCGTGCGGTGCGTGTGGATGGCGCGGAGCCGGTCGCCCGAGGGGCCAACTCTTGGCTCCAGGCACACCATCGTCTCCGCCGCCACGTTCGCCGGACGGTGCCGCGTGAGAGCGTCCGCGCGCGAGGCCCGGAGCATCGACTCCGAAAGGGTCTCCAGGGGATGCGCCGCGCTCGGGGCCCCGGCCCCCGGCAGGAGTGACGCGCGAGCCAACGCGTCCGTGCCCTTCCCTTCCGCGAGCAGCGTGTCCACATGCAGCACGCGGGCGGCATCCAGCGTCACGCTCGTCCGCACACGCTCGTGGGTGAGCAGCAGGGGCGCCGGGCCGCCGTCGGGCGCGAGCGAGGACAGCTCGCGAAGCCGCGGCACGGACAGCAGCACATACGCACCACCGGCCTCCAGCACCGCCCAGAGCGCCACCACGCGCTCCACGGAGGGCTCCAGGCACACGGCCACCAGCACCTCGGGCCCCACGTCGCGGGCCACCAGCACCGCCGCGAGCCGCCGCGCCTTCTCACGCAGCTCGCTCCAGGTGACGCTCCGTGCGCCCACCGTGAGCGCCACGGCGCGAGCCTCCTTCGCGGCCCGCGCCTCCAGCAGCGACACCGCGGGCACCGTCGCGCGCGCGTCCCTGGACTCCGGCAGCGAAGGGGCCTGCACCGGGGCCAGCGGCAACGCGGACAAACGCAGCTCTGGAGCCGCCACCGCGGCGGCGAGCAATGCATCCCAGTGCGCCATCAGTCGCTCCATCGTCGCGGGCTCGAAGCGCTCCACGGCATAGTCCAGCGTGCCGGAGAAACCCTCCTCGCCCTCGCCCATGGAGATGGAGAGGGATGACAGCACGGCGCCGAACTGCGCCGGTCCGTCCTGGACCTCCATCAGGCTCATCCGCAGGCCCGGCAGCTCCAGGTGCGGCTCGAAGCGGTTGTGCAGGATGAACAGCGAGTCGAAGACGCGCTCGCGGCCCGTGTCCTTCGCGGGCTCGATTTCCTTCATCAGGTGCTCATAGGGCACGTCCGGGTGGGCGTACGCCTCCAGCATCACGTCCCGCACGCGCCCGAGCAGCTCGCGGAAGCTCGGGTCGCCGGACAGGTCCGTGCGCAGCGGCACCGCGTGCGCCACGTAGCCGATGACCGGCTCCAATTCCGGACGGCTCCGGTTGCCGATGGGCGTGCCCACCACCAGGTCATCGCGGCCCGACCAGCGCGCCAGCAGCGCCTTCCAGGACGCCAGCATCACCATGAACGGGGTGACGCCCTCGCGCTGCGCCAGCGCATGCACCGCGCGGGTCATCTCCGGAGAGAAGCCCACGTTGCGGCGAGCGCCGCCCAGCGCGGGACCTTCCGGACGCGGACGGTCCACCGGCAGGTCCAGCGCGCCCGGCAGCGACACCAGGCGCTCGCGCCACGCGGCGGCCTGCGAGGAGAACGCGCCCACCTCCAGCGCCTTCCGCTGCCACGCCGCATAGTCCGCGTACTGCACCGCCAGCTCGGGCAGGGGCGACGGCCGGCCCTGCTGGAAGGCGCCGTAGAGCGTTCCCAGTTCCCGTCCGAACACCACCAGCGACCACGTGTCACACACCACGTGGTGGACCGTGACGGCGAGCAGGTGCTCGTCCGGGGCCAGCCGCAGCAGCCGCGCGCGCACCACGGGCCCGCGCTCGATGTCGAGCGGCCGCGCCGTCTCCGCGTGCACGAGCCTGCGCGACTCCGCCTCGCACGCCTCTGGCGTGGCACCCGCCACCTGCTCCGCCGTCAGCGGCAGCTTCAGCTCCGGGGCAATGCGAACCACCGTATGCCCGTCCACCTGGGGGTACGACGTGCGCAGCGCCTCATGCCGCCGCGTCATCGCCTCCAGGCTCCGCTCCAGCACCGCCACGTCCAGCGTGCCGCTCATCCGCAGCACCATCGACATGTTCAGCGCCGGGTTGCCCGGTACCGCCTGCTCCAGGGCGACGACGCGCTCCTGCACCACGGACAGCGGCAGCGCACCGTCACGGGGGACGCGCACCAGGGGCGGCAGCGCCGCCTCCGTGCTCTCCGCCCCCGTGCCCAGCCGCGCCTGGATGCGCGCCGCCACACCCGCCACGGTGGGCGCCTCGAACAAGTCGCTCAGCGGGAGTTGGACGGGGAAGGCCTCGCGAAGGCGCGTCAGCATCTGCGCCGCCATCAGCGAGTTGCCGCCCAGCTCCAGGAAGTCGTCGTGGATGCCGAAGTCCGTGCGCCCCAGCCGCTCGCGCCAGATGTCCAGCACCTTGCGCTCCACGTCCGTGCGCGGCCCGGCCTTGTCCGCCGGCAGCTCCGCCACGGGCGCGGGCGTGACTTGCTGTTCCGCATGTAGGGGCGTCGTCGGCTGCGCCGTGGCGACGGCCGGAATGACCGTGGGCACCTCCACCCCGAAGGGCTGGCGCTCGAAGGGGTACGTCGGCAGCGACAACCGCCGACGCTGCTCGTGCGCGTACACGTCCTGCCAGCGCACCTCCAGGCCCTGCTCCCACAGCGCGCCAAGCGCCTCGCTCAGCGCCTCGTGCTCCGACGCCTTCACCCCCGCGCGCGGCAGCGAAGCCACCGCCCGCCCCGCGTGCCCGCGCAGTCCCAGCCGAGCCAGCGCGGTGAGTGCCTGGTCCGGCCCCACCTCCAGGAACACGGTGCAGCCGTCGGCCTTCAGGGCCTCCAGCCCGTCACCGAAGCGCACCGGCGCCCGCATCTGCCGCGCCCAGTACGCCGGGTCCGTCGCCTCCTCCGCGCGAATCCACGTGCCGGTGACGCTGGACACGTACGGCACCTGGGGCGCGGACAGCCGCAGCCCCGACACCACGCGCTTCAGCTCGTCCATCAGCGGCTCCACGTCCGCCGAGTGGAACGCGTGCCCCGCCGGAAGCCGCAGCACGCCGAGCCCTCGCGACGTCAGCTCGCGCTCCAGCGCGTCCACCTCGGACGTGGGCCCGGACACCACGCACCGCTCCGGCCCGTTCACCGCGGCCAGCGCCAGCCCACCCGTCAGCAGCGGACGCACCACCTCCTCCGCCGCGCCCACCGCCGTCATGCTCCCCGCGGGCAGCCGCGCCATCAGTCGCCCGCGCGCCGTCACCAGCGCCAGCGCGTCCTCCAGCGGCATCACCCCCGCGAGGCACGCCGCCGTGTACTCACCGAAGCTATGCCCCAGCAGCGCGTACGGCTTCACGCCATACGCCTCCCAGAGCCGGGCCAGCGCGTACTCCACGGAGAACAGCGCCGGCAGCGCGAAGCGCGGGTCCGCCAGCGTGTCGCGCGCGGCCGTCTCCGTTCCAGGCGCTGGCAGCAGCACGCCGCGCAGCGCTGTCTCCAGCTGCGGCCCCAGCCCCGCCAGGCACGCATCCAGCGCCTCACGGTACGCCGGCTCCGCTGCGTACAGCTCGCGCCCCATGCCCACCGACTGCGCGCCCTGCCCCGGAAGGAGGAAGGCCACGCGCCGCTCGCGCGCCGCCGCCACGTCCTCCAGCACCTGCGCCTTGCCCGGAGCCCGCAGCTTCGCCAGCAGGTCCGCCCGGTCCTTCGCCACCACGGCGCGCCGGTGCCCGAAGCCGCGCCGCCCCACGTTGCGTGTGAAGGCCACGTCCGCGAGCGCCACGTCGGAGGGCGCGGACTCCAGCCAGTGCGCCAGTTGCCCCGCCGTCGCGTCCAGCGCTCCCGCCGTGCGGGCGGACAGCGTCACCACCTGCGTGGGCCGGGCGCTCGGCGCGGGCGGCGGAGGCAGCGGCGCCTCTTCCAGCACCGCGTGCGCGTTGGTGCCGCCAATGCCGAACGAGCTGACACCCGCGCGCCGGGGCACGTCCCCCCGAGGCCAGGGCCGCCGCGAATCCACCACGAAGAAGGGGCTGTTCGCGAAGTCGATGGCCGGATTGGGCCGCTCGAAGTTGAGGCTGGGCGGCAGCTCTTCATGGTGCAGCGCGAGCGCCGCCTTCATCAGTCCGGCCAGGCCCGCCGCCGTGTCCAGGTGGCCGATGTTCGTCTTCACCGAGCCCAGGCCGCAGTAGCCCTTCCGGTCCGTCTGCCGCCGGTACGCCCGCGTGAGGGCCGCGACTTCAATCGGGTCACCCAACGCGGTGCCGGTGCCGTGCGCCTCCACGTAGCCGATGTCCCCCGCCTCCAGCCCCGCGTACGCCAGCGCCTCGCCGATGACGTCCGCCTGCCCCTCCACGCTCGGCGCCGTGTAGCCCACCTTCAGGCCACCGTCGTTGTTCAGCGCGGAGCCGCGGATGACGGCGTACACGTGGTCACCGTCCCGCAGCGCGTCCTCCAGCGGCTTGAGCACCACCGCCGTCACGCCGTTGCCCGGCACCGTGCCGGCCGCCTTCGCGTCGAAGGCGCGGCAGTGTCCGTCCGGGGAGAGAATCATCCCGTCCTGGAAGAGGTAGCCCGTGCGCTGCGGCAGCGACAGGCGCGCCGCTCCAGCGATGGCCATGTCGGACTGGCGCAGCAGCAGGCTCTGGCAGGCCATGTGCACGGCCACCAGGCCCGTGGAGCAGGCGGTGTAGACGGCCAGGCTCTCGCCGCGCAGCTTCAGCTTGAAGGACGCCTTCGTCGCGAGGTTCTCACCCGTGGTGCCCAACAACTCGAAGAGCGAGGCCGGGTCCAGCTTCCCCTGCCCCAGCAGCGACAGCGTGTGCAGCGACGGTCCCGCGCCCGCGTAGAGGGAAATCTTCCCCGCGTAGCGCTCCGGGTCATACGCCGCGTCCTCGAGCGCGGACCACGCGCACTCCAGGAAGACGCGCTGCTGCGGGTCCATCCATTTCGCCTCGCGCGGCGGCACGTCGAAGAAGCCGGCGTCGAAGGACTCGCCCTCGTCCAGCACCGATGCCGCGGGCACGAAGTCGGGGTGCTTGCGCACCGACTCGGGCACCAACGGTGACGCCTCCAGCACCTCGGGCTTCAGGCGGGAGATGGACTCCACGCCCTCACACAGGTTGCGCCAGAAGGCGCGCAGATCCGCGGCGCCGGGAAAGCGCCCGGCCATGCCGATGATAGCGATGTCGTTGCCACCAACGCCCGTCGTCGTGTCCTGTTCAGTCATGGCCTCGGGTGTTCCTTCCGCGCCGCTGGAGGACCTGCCTGCGGGCCTCCGCGCGCTCCTGGTGCTTGACGCCTTCCGTCTCGGGCTTCGCCTCGGCGGACAGCCTCCGGGCGAGCGCGTGGACGGTGGGATGTTCGAAGAAGTGGGTGATGGGGACGTCCCGACCGAGCGACTCGCGCAGCCGCGAGCACGCCCGCACCGCCGCCAGCGAGCTGCCGCCCAGGTCGTCGAAGAAGTGTGCGTGTACGCCGACGGACGGGTGGCCCAGCACTTCGGCCCACGCGCGGGCGATGGACTCCTC contains these protein-coding regions:
- a CDS encoding non-ribosomal peptide synthetase/type I polyketide synthase; protein product: MTEQDTTTGVGGNDIAIIGMAGRFPGAADLRAFWRNLCEGVESISRLKPEVLEASPLVPESVRKHPDFVPAASVLDEGESFDAGFFDVPPREAKWMDPQQRVFLECAWSALEDAAYDPERYAGKISLYAGAGPSLHTLSLLGQGKLDPASLFELLGTTGENLATKASFKLKLRGESLAVYTACSTGLVAVHMACQSLLLRQSDMAIAGAARLSLPQRTGYLFQDGMILSPDGHCRAFDAKAAGTVPGNGVTAVVLKPLEDALRDGDHVYAVIRGSALNNDGGLKVGYTAPSVEGQADVIGEALAYAGLEAGDIGYVEAHGTGTALGDPIEVAALTRAYRRQTDRKGYCGLGSVKTNIGHLDTAAGLAGLMKAALALHHEELPPSLNFERPNPAIDFANSPFFVVDSRRPWPRGDVPRRAGVSSFGIGGTNAHAVLEEAPLPPPPAPSARPTQVVTLSARTAGALDATAGQLAHWLESAPSDVALADVAFTRNVGRRGFGHRRAVVAKDRADLLAKLRAPGKAQVLEDVAAARERRVAFLLPGQGAQSVGMGRELYAAEPAYREALDACLAGLGPQLETALRGVLLPAPGTETAARDTLADPRFALPALFSVEYALARLWEAYGVKPYALLGHSFGEYTAACLAGVMPLEDALALVTARGRLMARLPAGSMTAVGAAEEVVRPLLTGGLALAAVNGPERCVVSGPTSEVDALERELTSRGLGVLRLPAGHAFHSADVEPLMDELKRVVSGLRLSAPQVPYVSSVTGTWIRAEEATDPAYWARQMRAPVRFGDGLEALKADGCTVFLEVGPDQALTALARLGLRGHAGRAVASLPRAGVKASEHEALSEALGALWEQGLEVRWQDVYAHEQRRRLSLPTYPFERQPFGVEVPTVIPAVATAQPTTPLHAEQQVTPAPVAELPADKAGPRTDVERKVLDIWRERLGRTDFGIHDDFLELGGNSLMAAQMLTRLREAFPVQLPLSDLFEAPTVAGVAARIQARLGTGAESTEAALPPLVRVPRDGALPLSVVQERVVALEQAVPGNPALNMSMVLRMSGTLDVAVLERSLEAMTRRHEALRTSYPQVDGHTVVRIAPELKLPLTAEQVAGATPEACEAESRRLVHAETARPLDIERGPVVRARLLRLAPDEHLLAVTVHHVVCDTWSLVVFGRELGTLYGAFQQGRPSPLPELAVQYADYAAWQRKALEVGAFSSQAAAWRERLVSLPGALDLPVDRPRPEGPALGGARRNVGFSPEMTRAVHALAQREGVTPFMVMLASWKALLARWSGRDDLVVGTPIGNRSRPELEPVIGYVAHAVPLRTDLSGDPSFRELLGRVRDVMLEAYAHPDVPYEHLMKEIEPAKDTGRERVFDSLFILHNRFEPHLELPGLRMSLMEVQDGPAQFGAVLSSLSISMGEGEEGFSGTLDYAVERFEPATMERLMAHWDALLAAAVAAPELRLSALPLAPVQAPSLPESRDARATVPAVSLLEARAAKEARAVALTVGARSVTWSELREKARRLAAVLVARDVGPEVLVAVCLEPSVERVVALWAVLEAGGAYVLLSVPRLRELSSLAPDGGPAPLLLTHERVRTSVTLDAARVLHVDTLLAEGKGTDALARASLLPGAGAPSAAHPLETLSESMLRASRADALTRHRPANVAAETMVCLEPRVGPSGDRLRAIHTHRTVADLFHHLDAAGHAAEGAWLAAEETHSPGSDLELLWALTRGLRVVLPEERARFSLLSAGSGAARRGPDFSLSFFANDEDSLGGRKYRLLLEAAKFADANGFSAVWTPERHFHAFGGLYPRPAVVGAGVATVTERVGIRAGSVVLPLHDPVLVAEEWSVLDNLSDGRVGVSFASGWHANDFVFAPDRYARRKEVMLRGVEEVRTLWRGGTVRRRNGAGDEVELSLRPRPVQKDLPVWLTAAGSPETFRLAGELGAYVLTNLMGQHLEELAAKVALYREAWRQHGHAGRGHVSLMMHTYLGADPAGVRERVRQPLLNYFRSSLDILAGFIASQGLKMDPRSLTPADVDALLEHGLERYLEDGGLFGTPDSCGPVVERVRGLDVDEVACLVDFGVEVDATLEGLRHLDALRGRYAPEPGAPVPVVMLQEGPGAAEALLSLVRETGITHLHCTVAQARALSEVHGAAGVLRRVLLEGATPDDAASLARSLGAEVVRHDVGLGAWLASGNGSSVPFEVVDARGRPVPPGVVGELAVTGAGVPRGFWNAPGTASLRIVQATEAAERRLMTGRRARRRGDGSLELLAAVPVPTRRPKPPKVAATPGASAKKPEGPPPIPRVPREGPLPLSFAQQRLWYLDHLEPGNVAYNNAVTLVMSGTLDVASLERALNEVVRRHEILRTTFAMADSGSVQVIAPSLEVPIVLAVAEGAGEDDVSAWAKQEARRPFDLQTGPLMRAALLRVSDTEHVLLLVLHHIVSDGWSAGVMMHELARLYAAFMEGQPSPLPALPVQYADYSVWQQEWMRGPELKAEQDWWREVLSDVPVLRLPTDRPRPPVQTYPGARLPVTVPKRLAESLAAVGRREGATPFMVLMAAWQSLLHAYSGQEDFAVGTPVAGRNRPEVEPLIGCFINSIALRADLSGDPTFVEMLGRVRRSALGGFAHQEVPFEKLVDALHVARDLSHTPIFQTMLVLHNTPAPELSLAGVHIRSRVVPTGATKLDLTLELVESKEGLAGAIEYNTDLFDADTISRLSEHLLRLLESVAAAPEQRLSRLSLLSEAELRRLLVEWNPSVAPEPSGSDTVPARFAAQVARTPDAVAVEDGTRRLTYREVDVLSARLARYLHDLGVGADAVVALALVQPADVVAGMLGVMRAGAAAVVLDVEHPAERISGILEDTRARAVVTSRAWAARVPAREGTAVVSLESLPEAGAETPGPEAHHAACIVYTSGSTGRPRGVVLEHRQLVSATRARRAVYGVPGVVLSLAPFTFDASLAGLLWSLFEGGTLRYPDMEEREDPRKLAELMAKAGITHLISVPALYGQVLAAAPPGGLSGLRAVSVGGEACPLELARAHHEALPTVALFNEYGPTEATVWSTVHRVRPDEQGSVPIGRAVPGARVYLLDARRQLMPPGAPGELYVGGTGVARGYLGQPTLTAERFVADAFDGRPGARMYRTGDLARWRTDGTLEFLGRSDTQVKVRGFRIEPGEVEAALVASPAVKEAAVVAREDGKGPKRLVAYVVPATEGNTEALTTTEMKAWLLSRLPPYMVPAAYVTLAALPRTRHGKVDTRALPAPDAGSAEARGAPAVAPRTEVEEKLVALWREVLHVERVGIHDDFFELGGDSILGLQIITRARAAGIELSPKQLFQNPTVARLATVAGTRLAVQAEQGPVVGPVALTPIQRWFFELGLEAPHHWDMSLLLDVKTALDPALLERALAHVLDHHDALRLRFARAEDGWHQASVAPGEPVTVEHARLEQAEALQASLRLDGPLVKAALLESDAGRPARLMLAVHHLVVDAVSWRILLEDLAAVYAQLATGAAVRLPPKTTSFQVWARGLESLARSEKLAAERAWWLERPWGEVARLPLDFSEGVNTEATARTVRVTLDAEETKALLHDVPKAWHTQPQDPLLTALAQALAAWTGKSTALVDVEGHGREEVLPGVDVSRTVGWFTRFFPALLDLRGTHGPGESLRAVKEGLRAVPSQGMGWGLLRYVAKDASLAALPSAEVGFNHLGQVDGAVDAGAPFALAPEGESLRQRAPSSRRPYALDVTSAVRDGRLEVLWTFSEALHRRETVVAVAEDFLARLKALVVASRAPDAGGHSPSDFPLAKVKQAQLDKLSARFGKKTR